A genomic window from Triticum urartu cultivar G1812 chromosome 7, Tu2.1, whole genome shotgun sequence includes:
- the LOC125522975 gene encoding uncharacterized protein LOC125522975: protein MATTGGAGGDCGGSAGVGDDGPSVGDICGSSNPSWPLDTSSPSHNPQYCLKFAAARSWARAVKENLTESHRIASSFGGIYFNDDVWEVRMHFHDRNNLERSVCISDITYYNLVALIETEGYGLNDFMYFVRDPGVGITGMDEICDYDKVDEMLDHIANNDQHVVNLTVVRGTDPRPADLNSGYLVEEQVPLSHIGENPVYVVNPSGVLLRSPPKSIIQSQPEPLQFYTTQHNTNHDLDTNAVMDQCNAADQDELETLMELKRTTKIAKFRKHKIAAKHVNKVKQKLPILLTEDDLDLDADEDYLQRLNEMRKQREDPLIHFDGDTDVDEVYEEDEEGQHVEVEKEEQVEQDEQVEQQEVPTKKKKARKGPTERSHSSLEQRFEDV, encoded by the exons ATGGCGACGACTGGCGGCGCAGGCGGCGACTGCGGCGGGTCTGCTGGTGTTGGAGACGATGGTCCATCGGTGGGAGATATATGCGGGAGCTCAAACCCTAGCTGGCCGTTGGATACGAGCAGCCCCAGCCACAACCCCCAGTACTGTCTCAAATTTGCGGCGGCAAGATCTTGGGCCAGGGCAGTGAAGGAGAATCTGACGGAGAGCCACCGGATTGCCTCGTCATTCGGCGGCATCTA TTTTAACGATGATGTTTGGGAAGTTAGAATGCACTTCCATGACAGAAACAACTTGGAGAGATCAGTTTGCATTTCAGACATAACATATTATAATTTGGTTGCCCTAATAGAGACAGAGGGATATGGGCTTAATGATTTCATGTATTTTGTGAGGGATCCTGGTGTGGGGATTACAGGAATGGATGAAATTTGTGATTATGATAAGGTGGATGAAATGCTTGACCATATTGCTAACAATGATCAGCACGTAGTGAACTTGACAGTGGTTAGGGGCACTGATCCAAGACCTGCAGATTTGAACTCAGGCTATCTGGTTGAGGAGCAGGTTCCTTTGAGCCATATAGGAGAGAACCCTGTGTATGTAGTAAATCCTTCTGGTGTTCTCTTAAGATCACCACCAAAAAGTATAATACAGAGTCAGCCAGAGCCATTGCAGTTCTACACTACACAGCATAACACAAACCATGATCTGGATACAAATGCTGTCATGGACCAATGCAATGCAGCAGATCAGGATGAACTGGAGACATTAATGGAGTTGAAGAGGACAACAAAGATTGCCAAATTTAGGAAACATAAGATTGCAGCTAAGCATGTAAATAAGGTTAAGCAGAAGCTACCAATTCTTCTAACTGAAGATGATTTAGATCTGGATGCAGATGAGGACTATCTTCAGAGGCTTAATGAGATGAGGAAGCAAAGAGAGGATCCACTCATTCATTTTGATGGAGACACTGATGTGGATGAAGTGTATGAGGAAGATGAGGAAGGGCAACATGTGGAGGTGGAGAAAGAGGAGCAGGTGGAGCAAGATGAGCAGGTGGAGCAGCAAGAGGTGCCTACAAAGAAGAAGAAAGCTAGAAAAGGGCCAACAGAGAGGTCACATTCTAGTTTGGAACAGAGATTTGAGGATGTTTAG
- the LOC125522976 gene encoding uncharacterized protein LOC125522976, producing MAAASSTGISAGWGCRRGAARGLELPRAGCGASDGDRHRDALIRVWVLNSVPFWPDPRRCSSPARWPVTRGTTAAQDHRRGSSHGTGARGLVGFSCRWLDAGVAGVRRHGGSSRTRKQTATTTLRPAGAPSPRSMVGVQRGRRWLHPLQGSKATLLKPQIQRSYAGEAVWYVSNPLPVFRIPGQRSKPISKGIAQSPHTADTMIREVCLCLLDVS from the exons ATGGCGGCGGCCTCGAGCACGGGGATAAGTGCAGGCTGGGGATGCAGGAGAGGTGCAGCGCGGGGTTTGGAGCTCCCACGAGCTGGGTGCGGCGCATCTGACGGCGACAGACACAGGGACGCGTTGATACGGGTGTGGGTGCTCAATTCGGTCCCGTTCTGGCCGGATCCGCGGCGGTGCTCATCTCCGGCGAGGTGGCCTGTGACTCGCGGGACGACGGCGGCGCAAGACCACAGGAGGGGCTCATCTCATGGGACAGGGGCGCGAGGTCTTGTTGGCTTCAGTTGCCGGTGGCTTGACGCAGGGGTGGCCGGGGTCCGGCGCCATGGAGGCTCTTCGAGGACGAGGAAGCAGACAGCGACGACAACTTTGAGGCCGGCGGGGGCGCCGTCTCCGCGTTCGATGGTCGGGGTCCAACGCGGCCGCCGTTGGCTCCATCCCCTACAG GGTAGTAAAGCTACTCTACTGAAACCACAAATTCAGAGATCATACGCGGGTGAGGCAGTCTGGTATGTCAGCAATCCTCTCCCGGTCTTCCGAATTCCTGGCCAACGCTCCAAGCCCATCAGCAAGGGCATTGCACAATCTCCCCACACTGCTGATACTATGATCCGAGAAGTTTGTCTGTGCTTGCTTGATGTCTCTTAG